CGCACATAGAAAATCTGAAGATACCTGTGAATGTCCCCTACCTAGTAGACAGCATATTGGCCCACGGATCGGAAGGAGACAGCTGATCCGCGTCCCATAACCACTCTTTGGTTTTGAGTCTCCTTAAGAAAATGGAGGACAATTTTACTTGGACGTATTGCTCTCAAGTCTCCTCTAAAAAGTAGCCTGCAACCTCGCAAGGTCTTGAGGCGTGGGCACACAGAATGAATGAAGGTTAGTGGGATGTTGAAGAACGTGCATATCCACTAAATGAAAGTTGATGTTTGAGGCTCAACCTTTGTCCATCCGTGATCTTAAAATTGCGCCCATTTTAATTGTGGCCCTTCTTGAACTTCAACCTCTGGCCCTTCCTAAATTCGACGTCGTGCCCCTTCCTAAATTGGAGGTCGTGCCGCTTCATGAACTTGAGGTTTGCCCCTTCCTGAATTTGACGTTGTGCCCTTTCTTGAAGTAAGAAGTCACATCCCCATCCCATTTCTGGAACTCGAAGGTATAGCCCTTGCTCCTACTTCTTTTGGCAGGATCCCTTCCTGGGTTTGAGGCACGTCTTGTCCCTCTTCCTCAGCCTGTTTTTCCGGGTACTCTGGTCAGTCTCCATAGTTTTATCCCTTTTCACCTGGACCACGTTGAAATTCCACGTAAGTTTGAAGTAATGCAcaagaaagaaaatgctaaGCTGCGGTacttatagaaaaaaaaaaactctcttttaTCCTCAGCTTGAGAAGTAGCTTTGCAGGATATCTCATAATGTTCAACTTGCAGTGAGGGAGTACGGTTTTGATCAATGATCTCATCTTGGTAAGCAATAGTTCAAAACAGTGCGCAGCGCTCAAAAGGTACCTTGATGAGCGTTTTCATATCGAGGACCTTGGCCAAGTAAAGTATTTTTTGGGAATTGAAGTAAGGAGAATGAATTCAAGGTTATTTCTATGCTAGAGAAAGTTTGTACTTGACATCCTATTGGAATTCGGCATTCTAGTAGCTAAACTAGTGACTTCTCCGATTCAGCAATAACACTGGTTAGTTGCAGCAATTAGACTTGTCATGATAGACCAAAATTATTATCATTGATCAGTGAgatgtttacttcatcactatCACTCAGCCTGAATTATGTTATTTTGTCCACATACTTTCCTAGTTCATGCAAGAGCTTAAGGAGTAGCACTAGGAAGCACCTATACAAGTTCTTTGATATCTTAAGAAAAACTCAAGACAAGGGATTCTATTATTAGTCCCGACTTTACTTAACTTACTACCTTTTGCGACTCTAATTGGGCAAGTTCCTTATCACTCGATGATCAATTACTAGTTACTTTGTCATGCTCAAGGTTGTCTGGTGTCATGGAGAACCAAGAAATAGACCATAGTTTCTTGCTTCCTCTGCTGAAACTAAATATTGCGCTATGGCAACTGCCACTAGTGAATTAGTTTGGTTGCACATTTTATTTGCCTCCCTCAGGGTATTGCACTAAAACCAATGGATATTTATTGCGACAATTAGGCTGCCTTATACATTGCAATGAACCTAATATTTCACGAACGAACAAAGCACATTGAGATTGATTGCCCCTTTGTTCGTGATCATGTACAGTTAGGCACTATTAGAACTAGCATGTGCCCACTAAACTTGAATTGGCAAACACTTCTACCAAGGCATTGCATTAATATCAATTTGCATTTCTTGTTAGCAAATTGGGCATTTGTGACCTTCCTGCGCCAACTTGAGGGAAGTATTATGGAAGATTTGTTAAAGATTTACATTATGTTTTTCTAATATTTGGTTTATCTCTTATAATTAGCTAGAGATATTGGATagatattttctttctcttttctattaAGCAATAAGTTGTATAAATATTTATACCGTACATTAAGTAATATAAAGTAATATAAGTGAATTCATTCCATGATTAGTTGAGCCCGATAAATTACGGGTTCCAACTAGTTTCACACCCAATGATGAGTTCAAAACTCCCTTGATACTGATGGGCACCCTATGATGGTCATGTAGTGCGAGAATCTTTCTCAGAAAAATAAGAGAGGTTTCTTCTGGTTTGGTCTagggaagaaacaaagtttcaaAGCCGTATTAAACTTCGGTAATAATGTGAAGAGTTTATTTCTATATGCGCTTTAGCCATGTCGTGCCCTTGCACGAGTTGGAATTGCGATTTATGTTACCCACGTTTCCGCTGCGTCGCTCATTTTAACCGTTAGGCCAAAGAGAGTGCTTTGCCTGGCCAACCCGAATTGAAATTGCTGTTAAATGGACCCGGCCCGACAGTTCATTCATGTGCAGGCCAGACCTCGAAGAGCATGGACATATCTATTGGGCCTGCTAATCTGCCAGGCCAATTCTTTTGATCCAGTTTTCAATAATAAGTGCCGGTGGCTCTCTTTACCTTCTAGCCACTGACGAAGCATGCCAGTAGACGAAATAGCATCAATTCATCGACTCTGAGacttcataaaattaattttcatgattATAAGCACACACAATCAATGTCGGATCTGGAAACTGAGCTGCAAACTGTGTAGAAATTAGCATAGACATAACTTTTAAACACACTTGGTATTGTTAATGATAACGCAGCCTGGCATTAGGCTAGAAGATGAGTTCCATGCATTATATAAGATTATGCATCCCATACCAAGACACAAGCAGTGTACAAATCAGTATATACATTACTTTtgaatgtatatatattttaaccGTAACAGCACACTGGTACGCATGATGTCCACCAATCTAAACCACATTCATTTGCGCCCACGCATGAATAaatcatgtcatattattttttttgggctgGTGACTCGGTCAACAAAttcaaagaattttcaaagGTCAACAAAAAGATGGTTCCTGGTGAGGATGTTTATGTTTGATTTACAATGAGTCGAGCTATCGGGGCCGCGCTTGTAGGGAGCTGattctaaaaaattatcaatcctGCATCTCACAACAGCTAAAACTTACCTTGGATTAGTGAAGAGACTGTTGAGCGCTGATGTGGATGTCGCACGGGACAAACATGTGggctttaatgaattttttaggCCTTATGTTTTAAACTTTCTCTGGTGGCCCAACATCTTAATAACCAAGGAAACGAGTCAATAAACAGAAGTAGATTTCCATTCATTTAGATGAGTATGTACCAGTATAAGTTTTTGATTCGTCTTTCATTTTTCACTGATATATCCTGGAAATGTGATTTAATTGGGATGATTTGACCCTTTTAAATTTCTAGCAGTTGCTGTGGTGTTCAAGAGTGAGCAAGATGCCGATGACTTGTGCAATAAATATGTTGACAAGGTGGGGTTCGATGAGATTTATTCATATGTCCTTTTACTAAGTTTTTGATGTACttattattttggtaataatattatctaatataatttttttgatagattttatattGGATTTGATGTTCCATTTGATAAAACTTAATTTTAGTACATGTAGGATCATAAATTGAAGAGATTATGCTTttgattaaaaactaaatttgatTGGAGGTGACCAAGAAATGGAATTCAATAGTTGGTGATGGTCCCCTTTTTCTACATgcgtttttgttgaaaaaaagaaggaatggaAGAAATAATGAACAGTAAGTAAAACACAGTTCATGTACAAAAATTTTCGGTCTATATCCACAAGGTTAGACTCACCACAGAAGTCACCACTTCAATCTCAGAATGAAAACTCCGAAGACACGTGTCAGCTTCCCCTTCCTTGAAGACAAGTTTGGCCCATGGAAGGAGGCAACTGATCTGTGGCCCAGATAACCACTTAATAGTTTTGAATCTCCTTAAGAAAAAATGTAGGAAAATAGAATTTTACCTTGACACAATGGTCTCGAGACTCCTTCGAAAAGGAGAGTATGTAACTTTGCATTGCCTGTTGCAATCAAATCGGATGCTGAAGAACGTTCATATTTACTTAATATGTTGTATTAACTTAGATCTTAGATCTTGTGCTTGCTACATGCTTGTTTGAGTTTGCCTTACTGTTTTGGCCGAGCTTGAACCTTTGTCCGTCCCTGATCTTAAACTTGCGCCCATTTTAGTTGCTTCCCTTTCCTGAAGTCGAACCTCTGCCCACCTTGCCGAACTCAAAGTCGCGTTGCTTCGTGAAATTAAAGTACGCTCCTTCCTGAATTTGATGACTCGCCCTTTCCTGAAGTAGAATCTGCGTCCTTACCTGACCTTGAAGCTTTGCTGTTTCTTGAAATTGAAGTCGTACTCCTTGCTCTGCCTCTTCCCGCAAGATCCCTTCTAGGGTTTCAAGCACATCTGGTCTCACACAACTTCTTCTCTACCTGTTCTTGCAAGTAATCGTCAGAGTTCTATCCCTCTTCACATGAACCACGTTACAATTCCACATAAGTTTTAAGGACTACACAATTAAGACAATCCAAATCTTCAGTGCTTACAGAAGAAAGGTCACTTTGATCCTCAACTTCACTTGTAGCTTTGCAGGATCTCTCATCATTTTCCACTCCTTCGCACCTTTGGCAACTCGACCAGATGACAACAATTTGGTTGGCAAATTTCCCAATCTCATccttgtccttcttcctatTTTCCATACTCTGTCATTTTCCTTCCATGGACCCTGCCATAGTGCCCAACCCCCAATGGTTAAGATGGCATGAAATGGACGTACCCAAAACCAAAATTGACGGATGACGGCCAAGTACACGGATTGTTGTTCTTTCATATTAAATTGGTTGtcaatttctattaaatagTAAAATCAATGGTTGTGGAATTTAATATTgcacaaactctctctctctctctctctctctctctctctccgtgctGGGGCTGTGCCAGCACTCGAGAGCTTCGAATTTCGACTGGCCAAAAAAGGTCGAACTGGGGCTGCAATTCGTACGTTGGAATCGTTCGAATGTTTCATTGAACGAGGCGCAGCCCAGATCCCATCAAAGACCCGATAAAATAAAAGTTACCGAAAGTCCCTAAATTTATTCGAAGCGGGCATGTTGCGATGATAATTTCGTGAATAGCTCCGATGAAGTTTTCGTCAACCCTTTCAAAGACCCATCTCCCCCTTTTCATTCTCGGATTCTCTTTGATAGCAGAGCAGAAGTAGAGAAGTTCAATTATTAGCAAGAGGAGAGGATGAATATTTTAAATGGTAACTGACAAATTTCCCAGCCGATGGTGATAATTTGGGACGCTAACAATAATTATtgtgaaagagaaatagagagttTCTGAttaaaaatacatatttaataatgacacaaaatttttatttccaaaataaaatttcgtctaataatgatacaaaatttctttatCCCAGACAACGAtggatggcggcggcggcgaaggctGGTAATGAGTGGGTGGGAAGTGGGCTGCTGCAACTGGCAACCAACAGCAACAAAAGGTGATGGATAGCAAGTGGGTGATCAACTAGTAAAGAAGGCGGGCAATGAGAAGagtttatttctcatttatattctaaaatagagaagtaaaatattttcttttaatttctatttcaaatttatttctagattaaaaatttattctaaaaaaaggaaattgcatcactaaacaaatttctatttctagaaacaaATATGGAATATAAAAATGgttctgaaatagaaatataatgATTGTGGTGCGCCCCTTGACATTTGAATCCAATTGGGCCGAGGAAAGTCAATAGAGCAAAGGTAGAGCAGCCCCTGGATTAGCAAGGGAACAGGATGAATACCTTAAATGGGAACTGACAAATTTCGCACTCAATGGTGACAATTTGGCATCTGAAGCCAATCAGGCCGAGCAAAGCCAACGGATCAGGGGTAGAGCACCCCATGGACTGGCGAGGGGATAGGATGAACACTTCAAATGGGAACTGACGAATTTTGCGGTCACTGATGACGATTTGGCATCTGAAGCCAATTGGGCCAAGCAAAGTCAACAGAGCAGAGGTGGAGCAGCCCCCGCGTGATTGTAAGGGCTACCGAATTCAATAATTACGCGTCCCTTTCCTCTCATCCATTCTTCTGGTGCTGTGTATCTCTGCTCTGAAAGAGGCCAATAAAGTAGACGATCAATCGTGTCGATGAGTGGCATCAGTGTTGACATAAATAAAGGGAGCCGGAAAAAGAAATACCGAAAATCAATAAAGGAATGACGAGGAACATTTCAAAAGTTTCCATTACCAAATTTGCAACTCACCGAAGTTCCATTTGGTCAAGGTTGTCAGTCAGGAGTGAAACCAGAAACAGAATCAATTCTATGCTAAACAGAATGAAAGAAGATACGGAATTTCGTTAGACGACCTAAGATCATCGAAGAATTATGGGCTCATTAGCAGAACGAAACTGCAACTCTTATTTGTTACGTTATTGTCATCACATACAGTGCTTTCAAAATAGTTTCCCCGGCTGGTATTTACATGTAACATCTGGCATCTTTGTCAAGGCATAAATACTTTAGGTCCTAACTGACGGATGAAAAGAGATCCTTTTAAATCTGGCGATTGGTCTAATCATGGTTAGAGAGATCCTAATGTCGAATCTTGGTGTTCTTGCGCATTCATGGCCAGTTTTGAATGGTTTTACATGTCTTCGCGTGATTCTTGAAAGTTCTTATATGTCTTGAATAGATGTTCAGCGTTCTTGCCCGTTCTTGATGAATCTTGAGGGTTCTTCCATGTTACCATGTGTTCTCCCATGCCCAGGATGCTTTGGCAAGGGAAATCTATCCCGAAGACCAATTAAGCCAGAACGATTCGAGACTCTCCGAGAGGAGTGAGAAAACTCACTTCACTTGCGATAACTCCTTGAGGGAGTTTAACGGCGACCGGGACTGGAAAACGTTGCGAATCGCCCTGGCGAGAGTGGCCTCCGCATTCTCTGACAAGCCCTTGGGGGTCGGCGAGAGCTCGAGCCTCTTCTGCGCCATTAAATGCATGAGCCCTTCATTCGACAGACACACCACTCCGGTCAGGCCCTCCATTCGAGAGGCTCCGGCAGCGCATTCGACAGCGGTGGTGACGGTGGGCCCTCTGATTTTTTTTGATTGGTGCTGCTAGGACGATCTCTCGCTTGGCTTGCTGAGAGGGGTTTCGAGCGCAGATAAAGAGACGAAGAGAAGCAGTGGTTAATTCGAAAGATTGAAAggcctctctctcctcttctcccaCCGGATGACTCCGACACTCCACGGGTCGGGTCTAGATCGGGGTTGACGAACCTGGACTCGGGTCAAGATTCATCAAGAACAGGACAATAGCCAAGAAAGAACAAGGCCATCAGAGAAGGAGCAGGGCTGGGCGAAACTAAATAGACACAGTTAAGGTTTAAGAGTTCACAGCATTTCATCCCACCTTGTCGTTTTTCAGTGCTCGTTTTCTCAATCAAACGATTTCCTGGGTAGTACTATCATCTACATCAGAAAATCTAGACTGAGGCTGTGCAGACTACAAGTACAGTTTGATTTACTACTAGAATAAAAGAGActcagaaacaaaagaaaaggactcCAGATCAGTAGGTATGACCCGAAAAGTTTACCGACAGCTCACAGAGGAAAGAAGACTTTTTATACAATCAGATGATTAAAAAGAATACCCACAGATCCATACTACACAAAACAGCAGTTTCTAGGCTACTTGAAGATACAGCCTGTGAAAAATTGTAATATTCTCAGGAGTTAAAAAATGGAGGGAAACCAATAAGGCCAACAGGAAAAGCTTTCAGATCCAAATGATACTCCATCGATTCTCAACAAGTCAAGTTTCAGCTAAGAAGACAATGAGTGCTAAGAAGCATCTTTAAATACCAGAACACCATTTTACCAATCTGAACCATCAGGGAAGGGTTTTAGAGCATCTTCTTTACCATTAACATAGTATTCGACAACCGCTTTCATGCGCGGAAGCTTATCGGGATGGTAGTTTACATGAACAATCACAGGCTTAATTTTGCTGAGGGCGGCATCTTTTCTGACAGTTTTAAAGAGGACCTTACTATTCATAAAGAGATAGAAGTCCATTGTCCTCCTGGCAGCATGGAGACCATCATACCCACTATGTGAAGGAAAAAAGAGTTCCTCATTGAAAACCGCCTGGTCCCAGGCATTTTCCCGAGAAAGCCTACCAGCTACACGATCAAGGAGCTCAATTGAAGGGATTGTGGGTCTGATATAGAAGAAGCCAGAATTATAAACCCAGATGCGCATCGTATGAGCGTATCTGGCCCAACCCATTCCAGGCTCATCAAGGACATCATTGAACCCGTAAGCAGTCCTGTTGTCATGACCATCTGTCATGGACTCCACATCTGAATCCCGATAAAGATGGTTGAATGGGTTTTGCAAGTAGACTATGTCGACATCAGAGAGAAGAACACTATATCCCAACTGCAAAAATTCCCTCAAAATGCGGAATTTCAATCCTGAAACAGCATGATTCCCTCCTGTCCTTCCTACAGAATCAACGTCTTTATCTGGATCTCTTTTGTATACAGGAACACTGTTTGCCTCACAGAACTTAGCAATATCTTCATCCAGAGCAACCACCAAATAATTAAGTACACCCACTCTCTTTATGTTGGTGAACCAAACCTCCAACATTTCCTTCACATTTGAGTTGGCCAGGGCAACTATGAGCTCTCTATTAACTGCGACTTTCTCCAATATCTTTGCTAATCTTAGATTCACAGAATCATCAGGGACAACAGTGGGATTGATTCTTGAACCCTTAACAGTACCAAATGGCCTGGCTTTCTGTTGTTTACCCAGCGAAAGAACTTGCTTCTGAGCCTGATCTTTCCCCTGTTCAGCTAACTTAAACTTTTCCATCAACTCCCTAACTTCCTTTTTTAGCTCAGCATTTTTCTGCGAAACAGCCACGTACTCTGACTTCAACATGTTCACTCGCTCAGATGATTCACAAGAGCTGGAAGAGGACTCTCCCTAGGCATTTGCAGGATAACACAAAAAACAAGTTATTGCCCATCATTCCATCAAATTCATGAACTACTTTTCCATTCAAGACTCATTTCTCGCCCACAACTCTCAGGCCCTCATTCACATATTTCAATCCGAAAACAAATGATGTAATATAACAAGGAACTATTTTGACTTATATGTCTGCAGCCAATGAAGAATAACCCATGCAGTGAGAGGGTGATGGACATGCATGTTGAAGCAGAATCCGTTTCCCATCAGATAAAAAACAAGTCcagaattttcatttcttccaaGAAAGTCCATTTACTCTTCGTGTAAAAGCAACCCATGTACATGTTTAGTTCTTTTATGAAGTAAACCTCGACTAATGTCTTAACTCAAGCAATCCTAACCTAAACCTCATGCAAAATCACAGTAACATCAGAACACAGGAATCTTCAAACAAGAAGTCACAACCttcaaaagtcaaaatccaGATTGCAAAATTAGATAACATTAAAGAACCACGAGAAATTCAAGTTTCTATAAAACGAGGGGCACAAAATAAAAGATCTCCACATTTTTTGTTCCCCTCATCGTCCTGTCCTCACATTGCCATGACATCAAACAAAAGAGTCACCTTCAACCTACCCTCACGATCTTCCAGGAAGCTAATCAGCCCAAAGAAATTCAGAGCAACTAGACAAGCGAAATTCGCAGAGATTGCAGCTCAAgggaaaatagaataaaaagaaattaagctaagccaagggaaaaaaaaagaacctgagTATTGACGAGACGGCGATTCTGAAGAGGAGGGCCAGCGACGGAGAAGGGCCcatcggggaaaaaaaaagcgaaGACACAGCCGATAGCAACGCCGACGGCAATGGCGGCGGCGATTCTTGATTTCCAAAACGAGAGGGAGTAGCCGCCGCTTCGCATCAAGGGTCCGTCTCTTCTAccaatcatctctctctctctctctctctctctctctctctctctcgactgaATATTAAAGATTCAAAGCTCAGGACGGGAGACGAGTGCGATGAAATTGTGGGGTCAGACGAGAGAGACGGGTGTTACCCAGTTCAAGAAATTGCACAACCCATTCGACCCAAGTATCACCGACTGGATTCGAAGGTTTTAATGTCTGAATCGTAAGAgctctcttgcttcttcttctatttccgCGGGCGCGACCGAGCTTGGGTACTCACCGAACGCTTCGGATGCAAGAAAAGTCCACAAACGCCAGTCGCAGCAAAGAGAGAAGACTCTCGATGgcgaccaaaaacaaaaagaaaataaaagactgAGTTTGATCCCTCCCCTGTCTGTCTCCTCTGCCTTTTCTCTTTAGTTTATGCGTCCCGCTTCAGAAAGTAAACGAAGGGGGAGCAGGCAGAAGGCCAAATGACAACTTTGACCCCCGGTACACGCACAGCATGTCTGCGGGATCTTCTTACAGTAATTCAACTCGTACTGGGGCCCGCATCTCGTACGTTGGAATCGTGCGATATTTCACTGAACGAAGCGCAGCCCATATCACATCAAAAGACCCGACATTCCAAAAGTTTACCGAAAGTCTCTAAATTTATTCGAAATGTACATGGTGAGATGATCTCATGAAGGGTTTCGATGAAGTTTTTCGTAGACCCTTTCTTTCGAAGACCCGTCTCTCCTTTTTCATCCTCGGATCCTCTCCAGCGCCAGAGCAGAAGTAGAGAAGTCCATTGGTGAATCTCGATGGATTAGCGAGAGGAGGAGAGGATGAATACTTTAAATGGCCGCTGACAAATTTCCTCGCAGCCAGTGATGACAAGTTGGCATCTGAAACCAATAATTTCCTTTCGACCTGTGAAATGTCAACGATCCGGATATGGAATTACTTATGTATAATGATGTCATGGGCTACAACCGTGCACAGACGTGGCCTTCAACAGCTGTTGATTTCATCGCTTGTTTTTGTCAGGggtaaagataaaaaaaaactgtatTTGTCTCTCCTTTTTCACATTAAGAAACTGAGCTGGACTGTTTTCTACTGCGTTGAAACTTCAAAAGATCCATGTTTTAAATAGTTGACCCTGAATACAGGGCAGCTAGCTACTTGAAGAGCCAATACGGGGGCTTGATAGAATAGTTTAGAGCTAAACTTCTGTGGAAGTCGCAAAATCATGCAACATGCCCTTCGCTATAGTAAACATCCATATTTACAAAGTGTGGACAATAGTACGTACGATACCCTGAAAGTGCTTCTGAAGCTAAACTTCCTATGCCCAGATTATGTAGCCAAAGATCTTGATTTCCGGCCTAAACCCACTAAATGTCCGGTGGACTAGGTTGGTCAAAGCTCATATCCCAATTCAGAGTTTGCAACTTGCAGTTGGGCAAGTGGACCCTCTTCCTTGTTAACCTCTGTGAAATGTCAAACCCTATTACTTCATGATAAATATCAGGCAAGCGAATTATCGGCATGatgtggaaaaagaaacaccaaTCTTCATGTCCTGGTTCGGACTTTGATTTTGGCTCCTGGGCCTTCAATGGCTCGGACTTTGATTTTGGCTCCCTGGGCCTTCAATGGCGGCGTTATCTTGCACTTCTGGTGGTACAAGCACTGTCCCTCAGGATCTCGTTAGCTGATCCAAAGGCCAGAGAAAGGAAACCCGTATAAGACACCACGAAGAATAAACCAGGATTAACATTCAAACCCCATATTAATTTGCAGTATATGAATAGCAATAGTGTAAAACTCAGATCAGGACAATTTTGATAGATCCTCGCACTATGTAATGCTCATCAGCCCAAGTGTAGGCTCATCACTAATAACAGAGAGAAATCCATAGTCCAAGTTGGCATAAGTATAAACCCGATACCAAAGTCCCTGTAATAATTCTTCTTGCAAAGAGAAATTACGCTGCACGAATTTGTTCTGCAAGTTCAAAAATCCATCAAAGATGTGCAATTGCGTCACATGGTTATTCTAATATTAATCCAAGTCCATATTACAGAATGAGCCAGCGAAATGGAAACAGAGTTTCAACCAATTTCCAATAGatataaaattattatcaaCAAATTTCTCTAGCAGCAATTTCTGCTCTCGAAACCCATCAGCTGCAGATTCAGAAGCTTGAGGGTGACACGTATTAGAAAATGAGCATGGCAGGATAGAGTGGAAAACAAACTTGAAGGAACTGTTAGAAGTCTATCTTCGTGAGACGATGACAGGATAGCTATAGACTAGTGTCAGAATCACGCATATTAACACCATTccattattaaaaagaattacCGTGattaaaatgtttcaaaatgACTCAGCCTCCTATTTCTCATCAATATAGGATGTCTGGTGCATGAGACATACATGAGGTTTGAGACGATTTGGTTCACTGCTAGAATATCCTAATTTCCCTCTGATAAACCATTAATTAGTGGATCATAAAGAACCTCAATAAGCAATTAAGTGGGCACTAAGGCGCCGCCAacccccccttcttcctccttctttcgGCAACCCAGTTCTGTAGGCAGGGGCAGCCCAATCTCCTACCCACCATCCGCATGGGCCTCAACAACATTAGAGTAAGAATTCCCATCTGAGCATTCATATCCTCCCACAATGCCACTAAAAGTATAACACTTACCAATTCACCATATATCAATCCAACTATTCGATCCAGTCTTCTTCGATGCTTCAACAAGAAAGGATGTAGCTAATCTTGTATGAATGCCTGGCACCCTGTAGAAAGCAAGAAGCACTCAAATGGCTTGATTGGGACATTACATATTTCAGGATACATAATGTGAACTCTAATCAACCTCGTTTAGATAACCACAAATGGTTTTATCTTCTGTGACAAAATGTACATGTTCAATGTATGGCTAGATATAACGAACCGAAGGGAAAGTTGTCTGATGTATGAGATCAGAAAGTGCTTGAATCCACCAAACAAAAAAGTATGATTTAGCCACAGGTTTTCCATTGTGTATATGAGAAAGTCAAACTTTCCCGATGAATATTGTAACCAGACCAGAAATGCGAACTTATGAGGTGGTAAGCTCGAAAGCTAACAATAGAAGCAATAGCTTTCTTAGATCTTAGTCATCCAATAGATAAGGCCAAAAAGCAGATGCTTGCATTAAAAGGAAACAGATAAAAGAATGGGAACAGATAAAAGGCAGTCCTGCTTGACTGCAGCAAGGATAATGCTAAAGGAAAGGTTAAAAAACAACGAACTTGGTCCATCTAGCATATTTCAAGGGTCAAAGTAGGCCAAACTTCTTCTGGACATCCTCATGACACCATATCATGGTTACGCCTGAAAGAACATGCTATAGCGGGGAAAAATCTCAGAAGAAGCTTTCAAGCTACTAAGCTCTTGCATCTTGACAAATGGGTTTGC
Above is a window of Eucalyptus grandis isolate ANBG69807.140 chromosome 9, ASM1654582v1, whole genome shotgun sequence DNA encoding:
- the LOC104418819 gene encoding arabinosyltransferase RRA3; its protein translation is MIGRRDGPLMRSGGYSLSFWKSRIAAAIAVGVAIGCVFAFFFPDGPFSVAGPPLQNRRLVNTQGESSSSSCESSERVNMLKSEYVAVSQKNAELKKEVRELMEKFKLAEQGKDQAQKQVLSLGKQQKARPFGTVKGSRINPTVVPDDSVNLRLAKILEKVAVNRELIVALANSNVKEMLEVWFTNIKRVGVLNYLVVALDEDIAKFCEANSVPVYKRDPDKDVDSVGRTGGNHAVSGLKFRILREFLQLGYSVLLSDVDIVYLQNPFNHLYRDSDVESMTDGHDNRTAYGFNDVLDEPGMGWARYAHTMRIWVYNSGFFYIRPTIPSIELLDRVAGRLSRENAWDQAVFNEELFFPSHSGYDGLHAARRTMDFYLFMNSKVLFKTVRKDAALSKIKPVIVHVNYHPDKLPRMKAVVEYYVNGKEDALKPFPDGSDW